In the Drosophila gunungcola strain Sukarami unplaced genomic scaffold, Dgunungcola_SK_2 000001F, whole genome shotgun sequence genome, one interval contains:
- the LOC128263573 gene encoding odorant receptor 22c produces the protein MTDSVQEENAEENAEEPAIAGHFYRIPRISGRIVGIWPQWIKGVGVGVRPWHAHLRFLFALVVVLVGAVGELSYGCVHLDNLVVALEAFCPGTTKAVCVLKLWVFFRSHRQWAALVQRLRAMLWQSRRAEGQRMLVELATTANRFSLLLLSSGTMTNTAFNLQPLIMGFYRWMVELPGQIELPFNIILPGFAVQSGVFPVTYVLLTASGACTVFAFSFVDGFFLCSCLYIGGVFRLVQQDIRRIFADLHGDSVDVFTEAMNAEVRNRLAKVVERHNAIIDFCTDLTRQFTVIVLMHFLSAAFVLCSTILDIMLNTSSLSGLTYICYSIAALTQLFLYCFGGNHVSESSAAVADVLYDIEWYKCDARTRKVILMILRRSQRAKTIAVPFFTPSLPAFGSILSTAGSYITLLKTFL, from the exons ATGACTGACAGCGTGCAGGAGGAGAATGCGGAGGAGAATGCGGAGGAGCCTGCGATTGCTGGCCACTTTTACCGCATTCCTCGCATCTCTGGCCGCATTGTGGGTATTTGGCCGCAATGGATCAaaggcgtgggcgtgggcgttcGTCCTTGGCACGCCCACTTGCGCTTCCTATTCGCCCTAGTCGTAGTGCTGGTGGGGGCGGTGGGCGAGCTGAGCTATGGATGCGTCCATCTGGACAACCTGGTGGTGGCTCTGGAGGCATTCTGCCCCGGCACCACCAAGGCGGTCTGTGTTCTGAAGCTGTGGGTCTTCTTCCGCTCGCATCGCCAGTGGGCGGCGCTGGTCCAGCGCCTGCGAGCCATGTTGTGGCAATCGCGGCGGGCGGAGGGCCAACGGATGCTGGTCGAACTGGCCACCACGGCCAACCGATTTAGCCTGTTGCTGCTCAGTTCCGGCACCATGACCAACACCGCCTTCAACCTGCAACCACTGATAATGGGCTTCTATCGCTGGATGGTCGAGCTGCCGGGCCAAATCGAACTGCCCTTTAACATTAT ACTGCCAGGATTCGCCGTCCAGTCGGGAGTGTTTCCTGTGACGTACGTGCTGCTGACCGCTTCCGGCGCCTGCACCGTGTTCGCCTTCAGCTTCGTGGACGGCTTCTTTCTCTGCTCCTGCCTCTACATCGGCGGCGTTTTCCGGCTGGTGCAGCAGGACATACGCAGGATATTTGCCGATTTGCATGGCG ATTCAGTGGATGTTTTCACGGAGGCCATGAATGCGGAAGTAAGGAACAGACTGGCCAAAGTCGTCGAGCGGCACAATGCGATTATCGATTTCTGCACGGACCTAACACGCCAGTTCACCGTTATCGTTTTAATGCATTTCCTGTCCGCCGCCTTCGTCCTTTGCTCGACCATCCTGGACATCATGTTG AACACGTCGTCGCTGAGCGGCTTAACCTACATCTGCTATAGCATCGCGGCCCTAACGCAGCTATTCCTCTACTGCTTCGGCGGCAATCACGTTAGCGAAAGT AGTGCTGCCGTGGCGGACGTGCTGTACGACATTGAGTGGTACAAATGCGATGCGAGGACTAGGAAAGTGATTTTAATGATATTGCGGCGTTCGCAGCGGGCAAAAACAATTGCGGTGCCGTTTTTTACGCCCTCACTGCCGGCTTTTGGTTCA ATACTCAGCACAGCCGGCTCATATATCACGCTGCTGAAGACGTTTCTGTAA
- the LOC128262603 gene encoding kinetochore and Eb1-associated basic protein isoform X1: MATSPDVRTAAFLTPLRSKELIERQRGSKTVPKMEFLTPQKPKRIENPDARVPSIIITEADLERPKELLLRLERSIGRSASASKIPPKNAFLTTQNRQRTWEGLKTTETRSSKITIPASEPRPLRSKELLQDLNCYYRGTSATKITSQSNQKNQICSKTPEKRSHFIPSSEPQPIRPKVIREQERQAVITNRAVSVSIDRPKTRPPTSSFTSSRLLVPSTGFSYPKDPKSLATTSSKATKLTNSKRKLDFHTELDKDSLRPKLERFSKEWHKQPDYQLSQLISDFVKQLVRFLPSCGVKFSHPSRDCYVQQMMEGLQQLQYSKKVNESWLRMPIGQQAMGHVLEMLHFLLNVVETRKEQDICVSEEQNSRDVSSKKEATEIKIEQPFEVNCTSKDIMRLQQNVQNLQCQKDKLSNCRVDLKSFKPACTNDVNKLKDGVIKHDYAMLLDAQEERLHELQLHRLRLQEFSELVSLAKLKLKRCNTGNKEGIDAFNKQIQHLEDSPMVSKKRMHLNRLHLNLNFTLDEINERKEQLQRLYEENFLNLLQLNI; this comes from the exons ATGGCTACTTCGCCCGATGTGCG AACTGCTGCATTTCTTACTCCTTTGCGTTCCAAAGAATTGATAGAAAGGCAAAGGGGTAGTAAAACTGTCCccaaaatggaatttttaacTCCCCAAAAGCCTAAAAGAATCGAAAATCCAGACGCTCG CGTACCGTCTATTATAATTACCGAAGCGGATTTGGAAAGACCAAAGGAGTTGCTGCTGCGTCTGGAGAGATCTATTGGGCGATCTGCCTCTGCCTCCAAAATACCAcctaaaaatgcatttttaacgACTCAAAATAGGCAACGAACCTGGGAAGGACTCAAAACTACCGAAACTAG ATCCTCCAAAATAACCATACCCGCTTCGGAACCGAGACCTTTAAGATCCAAAGAACTGCTGCAGGATCTTAATTGCTATTATCGAGGAACTTCTGCCACCAAGATAACTTCCCAGAGCAATcagaaaaatcaaatttgttcaaaaactCCGGAAAAGCG CTCCCACTTTATACCCTCCTCGGAACCTCAGCCAATACGGCCAAAAGTGATCCGCGAGCAAGAGCGTCAGGCAGTCATAACCAATCGTGCGGTGTCGGTGTCGATTGACCGGCCAAAAACACGGCCACCAACAAGCAGCTTCACTTCGAGCCGTCTGCTGGTGCCCTCGACTGGGTTCTCGTACCCCAAGGATCCCAAGAGCCTGGCCACCACATCCAGCAAAGCAACCAAGCTGACCAACTCAAAGCGCAAGCTGGATTTCCACACTGAGTTGGACAAGGATTCGCTGCGGCCGAAGCTGGAGAGGTTTTCAAAGGAGTGGCACAAACAGCCGGACTACCAGCTAAGTCAGCTCATATCGGATTTTGTAAAGCAGCTAGTACGCTTTCTACCCTCGTGTGGCGTAAAATTTTCGCATCCTAGCAGGGATTGCTATGTTCAGCAGATGATGGAGGGACTGCAGCAGCTTCAGTATTCGAAAAAGGTGAACGAAAGCTGGCTACGAATGCCAATCGGCCAACAAGCCATGGGTCATGTGCTGGAAATGCTACATTTCTTGTTGAATGTCGTTGAAACCCGAAAAGAGCAGGATATTTGTGTGTCAGAAGAGCAGAATTCCAGAGATGTTAGTTCAAAAAAAGAGGCTACAGAAATAAAGATAGAACAACCTTTTGAAGTTAATTGTACATCCAAAGATATAATGAGGTTGCAACAAAATGTGCAGAATCTACAATGCCAAAAAGATAAGTTAAGCAACTGTCGAGTAGACCTGAAATCGTTTAAACCCGCCTGCACCAATGATGTGAATAAATTAAAGGATGGAGTTATTAAACATGACTACGCAATGCTGCTGGATGCTCAGGAGGAACGTTTGCATGAACTACAGCTGCATCGTCTTCGTCTGCAGGAGTTTTCAGAGCTTGTAAGCCTCGCCAAGCTCAAATTAAAACGCTGTAATACAGGAAATAAGGAAGGCATCGATGCTTTTAACAAGCAAATACAACATTTGGAAGACTCTCCAATGGTTTCAAAGAAAAGAATGCATTTAAATAGATTACATTTAAATCTGAATTTCACATTAGATGAGATTAACGAGCGTAAGGAGCAGTTGCAGCGCCTGTATGAAGAGAATTTCTTAAATCTTCTGCAGTTAAACATATAG
- the LOC128262603 gene encoding kinetochore and Eb1-associated basic protein isoform X2, producing MEFLTPQKPKRIENPDARVPSIIITEADLERPKELLLRLERSIGRSASASKIPPKNAFLTTQNRQRTWEGLKTTETRSSKITIPASEPRPLRSKELLQDLNCYYRGTSATKITSQSNQKNQICSKTPEKRSHFIPSSEPQPIRPKVIREQERQAVITNRAVSVSIDRPKTRPPTSSFTSSRLLVPSTGFSYPKDPKSLATTSSKATKLTNSKRKLDFHTELDKDSLRPKLERFSKEWHKQPDYQLSQLISDFVKQLVRFLPSCGVKFSHPSRDCYVQQMMEGLQQLQYSKKVNESWLRMPIGQQAMGHVLEMLHFLLNVVETRKEQDICVSEEQNSRDVSSKKEATEIKIEQPFEVNCTSKDIMRLQQNVQNLQCQKDKLSNCRVDLKSFKPACTNDVNKLKDGVIKHDYAMLLDAQEERLHELQLHRLRLQEFSELVSLAKLKLKRCNTGNKEGIDAFNKQIQHLEDSPMVSKKRMHLNRLHLNLNFTLDEINERKEQLQRLYEENFLNLLQLNI from the exons atggaatttttaacTCCCCAAAAGCCTAAAAGAATCGAAAATCCAGACGCTCG CGTACCGTCTATTATAATTACCGAAGCGGATTTGGAAAGACCAAAGGAGTTGCTGCTGCGTCTGGAGAGATCTATTGGGCGATCTGCCTCTGCCTCCAAAATACCAcctaaaaatgcatttttaacgACTCAAAATAGGCAACGAACCTGGGAAGGACTCAAAACTACCGAAACTAG ATCCTCCAAAATAACCATACCCGCTTCGGAACCGAGACCTTTAAGATCCAAAGAACTGCTGCAGGATCTTAATTGCTATTATCGAGGAACTTCTGCCACCAAGATAACTTCCCAGAGCAATcagaaaaatcaaatttgttcaaaaactCCGGAAAAGCG CTCCCACTTTATACCCTCCTCGGAACCTCAGCCAATACGGCCAAAAGTGATCCGCGAGCAAGAGCGTCAGGCAGTCATAACCAATCGTGCGGTGTCGGTGTCGATTGACCGGCCAAAAACACGGCCACCAACAAGCAGCTTCACTTCGAGCCGTCTGCTGGTGCCCTCGACTGGGTTCTCGTACCCCAAGGATCCCAAGAGCCTGGCCACCACATCCAGCAAAGCAACCAAGCTGACCAACTCAAAGCGCAAGCTGGATTTCCACACTGAGTTGGACAAGGATTCGCTGCGGCCGAAGCTGGAGAGGTTTTCAAAGGAGTGGCACAAACAGCCGGACTACCAGCTAAGTCAGCTCATATCGGATTTTGTAAAGCAGCTAGTACGCTTTCTACCCTCGTGTGGCGTAAAATTTTCGCATCCTAGCAGGGATTGCTATGTTCAGCAGATGATGGAGGGACTGCAGCAGCTTCAGTATTCGAAAAAGGTGAACGAAAGCTGGCTACGAATGCCAATCGGCCAACAAGCCATGGGTCATGTGCTGGAAATGCTACATTTCTTGTTGAATGTCGTTGAAACCCGAAAAGAGCAGGATATTTGTGTGTCAGAAGAGCAGAATTCCAGAGATGTTAGTTCAAAAAAAGAGGCTACAGAAATAAAGATAGAACAACCTTTTGAAGTTAATTGTACATCCAAAGATATAATGAGGTTGCAACAAAATGTGCAGAATCTACAATGCCAAAAAGATAAGTTAAGCAACTGTCGAGTAGACCTGAAATCGTTTAAACCCGCCTGCACCAATGATGTGAATAAATTAAAGGATGGAGTTATTAAACATGACTACGCAATGCTGCTGGATGCTCAGGAGGAACGTTTGCATGAACTACAGCTGCATCGTCTTCGTCTGCAGGAGTTTTCAGAGCTTGTAAGCCTCGCCAAGCTCAAATTAAAACGCTGTAATACAGGAAATAAGGAAGGCATCGATGCTTTTAACAAGCAAATACAACATTTGGAAGACTCTCCAATGGTTTCAAAGAAAAGAATGCATTTAAATAGATTACATTTAAATCTGAATTTCACATTAGATGAGATTAACGAGCGTAAGGAGCAGTTGCAGCGCCTGTATGAAGAGAATTTCTTAAATCTTCTGCAGTTAAACATATAG